A genome region from Thermomonospora amylolytica includes the following:
- a CDS encoding class I SAM-dependent methyltransferase: MDTVEIQRVVAIEDDNWWYRERRAIVARELRRLGVPGRAADIGAAGGGNTRVLLEHGWEAIAIDASPAAVELARLRGIDAYHGDACYLPLSTGDFDFVMALDVLQHITDDRTACGELARVLRPGGTALISVPCDLALWSAHDVALGHVRRYSRDTLAEVVEGSGLVLDRMWSWNVLLRPAAKWRRHRSAPPDVERLHPVLNAGLRAVAMLERRLPLGGLPGVTLFARAHRPEL; the protein is encoded by the coding sequence ATGGACACGGTCGAGATTCAACGGGTCGTCGCGATCGAGGACGACAACTGGTGGTACCGGGAACGCCGGGCGATCGTCGCCCGGGAACTGCGCAGGCTGGGCGTTCCGGGCCGGGCCGCCGACATCGGCGCGGCCGGCGGCGGCAACACCCGGGTGCTGCTGGAGCACGGCTGGGAGGCCATCGCCATCGACGCCTCCCCGGCCGCGGTGGAGCTGGCCAGGCTGCGCGGGATCGACGCGTACCACGGTGACGCCTGCTATCTGCCGCTGTCGACGGGCGACTTCGACTTCGTGATGGCGCTGGACGTGCTGCAGCACATCACCGACGACCGCACCGCGTGCGGGGAGCTGGCCCGGGTGCTGCGGCCCGGCGGCACCGCGCTGATCTCGGTGCCCTGCGACCTGGCGCTGTGGTCGGCGCACGACGTGGCGCTCGGCCATGTGCGCCGCTACTCCCGCGACACGCTGGCGGAGGTCGTGGAGGGCTCGGGCCTGGTGCTGGACCGCATGTGGAGCTGGAACGTGCTGCTGCGCCCGGCCGCCAAGTGGCGCCGGCACCGTTCCGCGCCGCCCGACGTGGAGCGGCTGCACCCGGTCCTGAACGCGGGGCTGCGCGCGGTCGCCATGCTGGAGCGCCGCCTGCCGCTCGGCGGCCTGCCGGGCGTCACCCTCTTCGCCCGCGCCCACCGTCCCGAGCTGTGA
- a CDS encoding SRPBCC family protein translates to MELDHDFTVPVPVDQAWSVLLDVERVALCMPGATLDSIDGEEYTGRLRVRLGAMTITYRGTARIVEADESAHSLTIEARGKEARGSGTAKATIRARMSEENGATRVTVHTTLSVTGRPAQFGRNILAEVGSRLLSRFAKALAEELAENPPAAATPSAAAATADATTSAPDGDVSSGETDAATDKDASRSSDIDAPSDKAPDTEPDTTTNRAASSKETSDGGATTDTAASGAASSDGTSDTTTSKAASSDETPDAGADITDDDATDGGTTTGTARSGAASSGEAPDAAVGGGGPEAAETEREDVAGRVPEVIVEPKDPVGAGLPLGPQVPGPREAVERRTAHAPNGDGGKADPPQQPAEVPAPRPAADDRPRGGAHRRREDDAIDILQVAGPSVAKRAAPALGALAALLAVRYLFRRRRGRHHR, encoded by the coding sequence ATGGAGCTCGACCACGATTTCACCGTGCCCGTACCGGTGGATCAGGCCTGGTCGGTGCTGCTGGACGTGGAACGGGTGGCGCTGTGCATGCCGGGCGCCACGCTCGACTCCATCGACGGCGAGGAGTACACCGGCCGCCTCAGGGTCCGCCTCGGCGCCATGACCATCACCTACCGCGGCACCGCCCGCATCGTCGAGGCCGACGAGTCCGCCCACTCCCTCACCATCGAGGCGCGCGGCAAGGAGGCCCGCGGCTCCGGCACCGCCAAGGCCACCATCCGGGCCCGCATGTCGGAGGAGAACGGCGCCACTCGCGTCACCGTCCACACCACCCTGAGCGTCACCGGCCGCCCCGCCCAGTTCGGCCGCAACATCCTCGCCGAGGTCGGTTCCCGCCTGCTGTCCCGCTTCGCCAAGGCCCTCGCCGAGGAACTCGCCGAGAACCCCCCGGCCGCCGCCACCCCGAGCGCGGCGGCCGCCACCGCCGACGCGACAACCTCGGCCCCGGACGGCGACGTCTCCTCGGGCGAGACGGACGCTGCGACGGACAAGGACGCGAGCCGCAGCTCCGACATCGACGCCCCCTCGGACAAGGCACCGGACACCGAGCCCGACACCACCACGAACAGGGCCGCGTCCTCGAAGGAGACGTCGGACGGCGGCGCTACGACCGACACCGCCGCGAGCGGGGCCGCCTCCTCGGACGGGACATCGGACACCACCACGAGCAAGGCCGCGTCTTCGGACGAGACGCCGGACGCCGGGGCCGACATAACGGACGACGACGCGACGGACGGCGGCACGACGACCGGCACCGCCAGGAGCGGGGCCGCCTCCTCGGGCGAGGCGCCGGACGCCGCCGTGGGCGGCGGGGGTCCGGAAGCGGCGGAGACCGAGCGGGAGGACGTCGCCGGGCGGGTGCCCGAGGTGATCGTCGAGCCCAAGGATCCGGTCGGCGCCGGGTTGCCGCTGGGGCCGCAGGTGCCGGGGCCGCGGGAGGCAGTGGAACGGCGGACCGCCCACGCCCCGAACGGGGACGGCGGGAAGGCTGACCCGCCGCAGCAGCCCGCCGAGGTGCCCGCTCCGCGCCCGGCGGCCGACGACCGGCCGCGCGGCGGGGCGCACCGCCGTCGCGAGGACGACGCGATCGACATCCTGCAGGTCGCGGGCCCCTCGGTGGCCAAGCGGGCGGCCCCGGCGCTGGGGGCGCTGGCGGCGCTGCTGGCGGTGCGGTACCTGTTCCGCCGGCGGCGGGGGCGGCACCACCGCTGA
- a CDS encoding FAD binding domain-containing protein translates to MIPPEFEYVRPGSLDEAVSALADAGEDGKPLAGGQSLMPLLRMRLAYPEVLIDLDRVPELREIRDLGDALFVGAMATHHQVVNDPLVQRHVPLLAQATATVADPAVRHRGTFGGALAHADPASDLPAVAVALDAVCNVRSARGSRDIPAADFFVDWMTSALEPDELLVGVTVPKLGPGWSTHYEKFHRTAQAWAVVGVACAVRRERDTVTDCRVALTNMGHAPVRATAVEQGLAGGPLTDATARQAAEHAAEGTSPPGDLHGSAEYRAHLARVLTRRALLATART, encoded by the coding sequence ATGATCCCCCCAGAGTTCGAGTACGTGCGGCCGGGCTCGCTGGACGAGGCGGTGTCCGCGCTGGCCGACGCCGGTGAGGACGGCAAGCCGCTGGCCGGGGGCCAGAGCCTGATGCCCTTGCTGCGGATGCGGCTGGCCTACCCCGAGGTCCTGATCGACCTGGACCGGGTCCCCGAGTTGCGGGAGATCCGCGACCTGGGGGACGCGTTGTTCGTCGGGGCGATGGCCACCCACCACCAGGTGGTGAACGACCCGCTCGTCCAGCGGCACGTCCCGCTGCTGGCGCAGGCGACCGCCACGGTGGCGGACCCCGCGGTACGGCACCGCGGCACGTTCGGCGGGGCCCTCGCCCACGCCGACCCGGCGAGCGACCTGCCGGCGGTGGCCGTCGCCCTGGACGCGGTGTGCAACGTACGGTCGGCGCGGGGTTCGCGGGACATCCCGGCGGCCGACTTCTTCGTGGACTGGATGACCTCCGCGCTGGAGCCGGACGAGCTGCTGGTGGGCGTGACCGTGCCCAAGCTCGGCCCCGGCTGGAGCACCCACTACGAGAAGTTCCACCGCACCGCCCAGGCGTGGGCCGTGGTGGGCGTCGCCTGCGCGGTCCGCCGCGAACGCGACACCGTCACCGACTGCCGCGTCGCCCTCACCAACATGGGCCACGCCCCGGTACGCGCCACCGCCGTCGAACAAGGGCTGGCGGGCGGCCCGCTCACCGACGCGACCGCCCGCCAGGCCGCCGAGCACGCCGCCGAGGGCACCTCGCCGCCGGGCGACCTGCACGGCTCGGCGGAGTACCGGGCGCATCTCGCCCGGGTCCTCACCCGCAGGGCCCTGCTGGCGACCGCCCGTACCTGA
- a CDS encoding xanthine dehydrogenase family protein molybdopterin-binding subunit: MTEIGAARRRVEDSRLITGRTQWTDNLQLPGMCHVAFVRSPYAHARITRVDASAALERPGVVAVFTGADLAEEQGGLPCAWVVTEDMKHPDHPPMAVDEVRYVGEPVACVVARDRYAAADALEAVDVDYEPLPVVVDMEKAIEDGADLVHQDLGTNRSYTWVFENGDIDAAVRDAPVLIERRYVQQRLIPTAMEPRAVVCAPEGDGFTLWSATQIPHILRLMLATVTGIPEHRLRVIAPDVGGGFGSKLQVYGEEVLALLLARRLGRPVKWTESRSEGNLTVHHGRDQIQRLTLAAERDGTIRGLKVDLLADMGAYLMLVTPGIPLLGAFMFNGIYKMGAYSFTCTGVFTNKTPTDAYRGAGRPEATYAIERLMDELAAELDLDPIEVRRRNWIRHEEFPYETIAGLTYDSGNYEAATEKALQLFEYDKLRAEQADRRDRRDPVQLGIGVSTFTEMCGLAPSRVLGSLSYGAGGWEHAAVRVLPSGKVEVVTGASAHGQGHETAWAQITADRLGVPFEDVRVLHGDTSVSPKGMDTYGSRSLAVGGIALVNACDRVVDKARRVAAHLLEAAEEDLEFTGGVFSVRGVPGEGRTLQEVATAAFAAHDLPDGVEPSLDADATFDPENFSFPHGTHLCAAEVDTETGFVRIRSYVAVDDVGSVVNPLIVEGQVHGGLAQGIAQALYEEAVYDEDGNLTTTTMADYLIPSAADLPDFTTDRTETPATTNPLGVKGVGEAGTIASTPAVVNAIVDALRPYGVRDVPMPCTPERVWRALNAQEGQSA, translated from the coding sequence GTGACCGAGATCGGGGCGGCCCGGCGGCGGGTGGAGGACTCGCGGCTGATCACCGGGCGCACGCAGTGGACGGACAACCTCCAGTTGCCGGGCATGTGCCATGTGGCGTTCGTGCGGAGCCCGTACGCGCACGCCCGCATCACGCGCGTGGACGCCTCGGCGGCGCTGGAACGGCCCGGTGTGGTCGCCGTGTTCACCGGGGCCGACCTGGCGGAGGAGCAGGGCGGCCTGCCGTGCGCGTGGGTCGTGACCGAGGACATGAAGCACCCGGACCATCCGCCGATGGCCGTGGACGAGGTCCGGTACGTGGGCGAGCCGGTGGCCTGCGTGGTGGCGCGGGACCGTTACGCGGCGGCCGACGCGCTGGAGGCCGTCGACGTCGACTACGAGCCGCTGCCGGTGGTGGTCGACATGGAAAAGGCCATCGAGGACGGTGCGGACCTGGTGCATCAAGACCTCGGCACCAACCGCAGCTACACGTGGGTGTTCGAGAACGGTGACATCGACGCGGCGGTGCGGGACGCGCCGGTGCTCATCGAACGGCGGTACGTGCAGCAGCGGCTGATCCCCACCGCGATGGAGCCGCGTGCGGTGGTGTGCGCGCCGGAGGGGGACGGGTTCACGCTGTGGTCGGCGACCCAGATCCCGCACATCCTGCGCCTGATGCTGGCCACCGTGACAGGGATCCCCGAACACCGGCTGCGGGTCATCGCACCGGACGTGGGCGGCGGGTTCGGCTCCAAGCTCCAGGTGTACGGCGAGGAGGTGCTGGCGTTGCTGCTGGCCCGCCGGCTGGGGCGGCCGGTCAAGTGGACCGAGTCCCGCAGCGAGGGCAACCTGACGGTGCACCACGGGCGGGACCAGATACAGCGGCTCACCCTGGCGGCCGAACGGGACGGGACCATACGCGGCCTCAAGGTGGACCTGCTCGCGGACATGGGCGCGTACCTGATGCTCGTCACGCCCGGCATCCCGTTGCTGGGGGCGTTCATGTTCAACGGCATCTACAAGATGGGGGCGTACTCGTTCACCTGCACGGGGGTGTTCACCAACAAGACCCCCACGGACGCCTACCGGGGGGCGGGGCGGCCCGAGGCGACGTACGCGATCGAGCGGCTGATGGACGAACTGGCCGCCGAGCTGGACCTGGACCCCATCGAGGTGCGGCGGCGCAACTGGATCCGGCACGAGGAGTTCCCGTACGAGACCATCGCGGGGCTCACCTACGACTCGGGCAACTACGAGGCCGCCACGGAGAAGGCCCTGCAGTTGTTCGAGTACGACAAGCTGCGCGCCGAGCAGGCGGACCGCCGTGACCGCCGCGACCCCGTCCAGTTGGGGATCGGGGTGTCGACGTTCACGGAGATGTGCGGGCTGGCCCCGTCCCGTGTGCTGGGGTCGCTGTCCTATGGCGCGGGCGGCTGGGAGCACGCGGCGGTACGCGTCCTGCCCTCCGGCAAGGTCGAGGTGGTGACGGGCGCCTCCGCGCACGGGCAGGGCCACGAGACCGCGTGGGCGCAGATCACGGCCGACCGGCTGGGGGTGCCGTTCGAGGACGTGCGGGTGCTGCACGGGGACACGTCGGTGTCGCCCAAGGGGATGGACACCTACGGGTCGCGTTCCCTGGCCGTGGGGGGCATCGCGTTGGTGAACGCCTGCGACCGGGTCGTGGACAAGGCCCGGCGTGTGGCGGCGCACCTGCTGGAGGCCGCCGAGGAGGATCTGGAGTTCACCGGCGGGGTGTTCTCCGTACGCGGGGTGCCGGGAGAGGGCAGGACCCTGCAGGAGGTGGCGACGGCCGCGTTCGCCGCGCACGACCTGCCCGACGGGGTGGAGCCCTCGCTGGACGCCGACGCCACGTTCGACCCGGAGAACTTCTCGTTCCCCCACGGCACGCACCTGTGCGCGGCGGAGGTGGACACCGAGACCGGGTTCGTGCGGATCCGTTCCTACGTGGCGGTGGACGACGTGGGGTCGGTGGTCAACCCGCTCATCGTGGAGGGGCAGGTGCACGGCGGCCTCGCCCAGGGCATCGCGCAGGCCCTCTACGAGGAGGCCGTGTACGACGAGGACGGCAACCTGACGACGACCACGATGGCGGACTACCTCATCCCCTCGGCGGCGGACCTGCCCGACTTCACCACCGACCGGACCGAGACGCCCGCCACCACGAATCCGCTGGGCGTCAAGGGCGTCGGCGAGGCCGGCACCATCGCCTCCACCCCCGCCGTGGTGAACGCCATCGTCGACGCGCTCCGCCCATACGGGGTGCGCGACGTTCCCATGCCCTGCACCCCCGAACGCGTGTGGCGCGCCCTCAACGCGCAGGAAGGTCAGTCCGCATGA
- a CDS encoding (2Fe-2S)-binding protein yields MPRVRVKVDGATYRDEVEPRLLLVHYLRERLGKVGTPVGCDTTNCGACTVLMDGLSVKSCSVLAVQADEREITTIEGLGAGNGEPHPLQRAFHEEHALQCGFCTPGMIMAALDLLRENPDPSDAQIREGLEGNLCRCTGYQNIVRAVRRAAEQMRRAPAGEAPGVLPQKGGVA; encoded by the coding sequence ATGCCGCGCGTACGGGTCAAGGTCGACGGTGCGACGTATCGGGACGAGGTGGAGCCACGGCTGCTGCTCGTCCACTACCTGCGGGAACGGCTGGGGAAGGTCGGGACCCCGGTCGGCTGTGACACCACCAACTGCGGCGCCTGCACCGTCCTGATGGACGGGCTGAGCGTCAAGAGCTGCTCGGTGCTGGCCGTTCAGGCCGACGAGCGGGAGATCACCACCATCGAGGGGCTGGGCGCGGGGAACGGGGAGCCGCACCCGTTGCAGCGGGCCTTCCACGAGGAGCACGCGCTGCAGTGCGGGTTCTGCACGCCCGGCATGATCATGGCGGCCCTCGACCTGCTCCGCGAGAACCCCGACCCCTCGGACGCGCAGATCCGGGAGGGCCTGGAGGGCAACCTGTGCCGGTGCACCGGCTACCAGAACATCGTGCGGGCCGTCCGGCGGGCGGCCGAACAGATGCGGCGCGCCCCCGCCGGGGAGGCTCCGGGGGTCCTCCCCCAGAAGGGAGGCGTGGCGTGA
- a CDS encoding alkaline phosphatase D family protein, protein MDLDRRTVLRGGLLAGGGLVLAGTAAAPAAAAPALIRTGRPSPTHGVQAGDVTAGRGVVWVRSDRPARMLVDVARRPDFRDFRTVPGPVLTPETDLTGKTFLRGLPAGERIHYRVRLADLDRPSVASAPVTGSFVTPARDRRDITFVWSGDLAGQGWGINPELGGYRIFRAMNAVDPDFFLCSGDWVYADNPLAETVALPDGRTWRNLVTAEKTKVAETLAEYRGQFRYNLEDANLRAFNARVPMIYQWDDHEVVNNWYPGEILADDRYTEKRVDVLTARARRALMEYTPIAADARRGGRIYRKISYGPLLDVFVIDMRTHKNPNTANTSPTETEGVLGAEQLAWLKRELRRSTATWKVMAADLPIGLIVPDGAAAQEGIAQGDGGAPLGREREIADLLSYARRHKVRNMVWLTADVHYTAAHHYDPAKASFTDFDPFWEFVAGPLNAGAFGPNTLEGTFGPQLKFHKAPPRANTSPAEGYQFFGQVDIDARTGVLTARLRDLDGNVLFTQDVHPVR, encoded by the coding sequence ATGGACCTTGACCGGCGAACCGTGCTGCGCGGCGGCCTGCTGGCGGGCGGCGGCCTGGTGCTGGCGGGGACGGCGGCCGCGCCCGCCGCCGCGGCTCCGGCGCTGATCCGCACGGGACGGCCGAGCCCGACCCACGGTGTGCAGGCCGGTGACGTGACCGCCGGGCGGGGCGTGGTGTGGGTGCGGTCCGACCGCCCGGCCCGGATGCTGGTGGACGTGGCCCGGCGGCCCGACTTCCGGGACTTCCGGACCGTTCCAGGGCCGGTGCTGACCCCGGAGACCGACCTGACCGGCAAGACGTTCCTGCGCGGGCTGCCGGCCGGGGAGCGGATCCACTACCGGGTGCGGCTGGCCGACCTGGACCGGCCGTCGGTGGCGTCGGCGCCGGTGACGGGCTCGTTCGTCACCCCGGCGCGGGACCGGCGGGACATCACCTTCGTGTGGTCGGGCGACCTGGCCGGGCAGGGCTGGGGCATCAACCCCGAGCTGGGCGGCTACCGGATCTTCCGGGCGATGAACGCGGTGGACCCGGACTTCTTCCTGTGCAGCGGCGACTGGGTGTACGCCGACAACCCGCTGGCCGAGACGGTCGCGCTGCCGGACGGGCGGACCTGGCGGAACCTGGTGACCGCGGAGAAGACCAAGGTCGCCGAGACGCTGGCCGAGTACCGCGGGCAGTTCCGCTACAACCTGGAGGACGCCAACCTGCGGGCGTTCAACGCCCGGGTGCCGATGATCTACCAGTGGGACGACCACGAGGTCGTCAACAACTGGTACCCGGGCGAGATCCTGGCCGACGACCGGTACACCGAGAAGCGGGTGGACGTGCTGACCGCCCGCGCCCGCCGTGCGCTGATGGAGTACACGCCGATCGCGGCGGACGCCAGGCGGGGCGGCCGGATCTACCGGAAGATCTCCTACGGGCCGCTGCTGGACGTGTTCGTCATCGACATGCGGACCCACAAGAACCCCAACACCGCCAACACCTCCCCCACCGAGACCGAGGGCGTGCTGGGCGCCGAGCAGCTGGCCTGGCTCAAGCGGGAACTGCGGCGTTCGACGGCGACCTGGAAGGTGATGGCCGCCGACCTGCCGATCGGCCTGATCGTCCCGGACGGCGCCGCCGCCCAGGAGGGCATCGCGCAGGGCGACGGGGGCGCGCCGCTGGGCCGTGAACGGGAGATCGCCGACCTGCTCTCGTACGCCAGGCGCCACAAGGTCCGCAACATGGTGTGGCTGACCGCCGACGTGCACTACACCGCCGCCCACCACTACGACCCAGCCAAGGCGTCGTTCACCGACTTCGACCCGTTCTGGGAGTTCGTGGCCGGGCCGCTGAACGCGGGCGCGTTCGGGCCCAACACCCTGGAGGGCACGTTCGGGCCGCAGCTGAAGTTCCACAAGGCCCCGCCGCGGGCCAACACCTCCCCGGCCGAGGGCTACCAGTTCTTCGGCCAGGTCGACATCGACGCCCGTACCGGCGTCCTCACCGCCCGTCTCCGCGACCTGGACGGGAACGTCCTGTTCACCCAGGACGTGCACCCCGTCCGCTGA
- a CDS encoding cupin domain-containing protein, translating to MNLDTIPDITMRGQDDPHGLVTAATPTVGQLAARIRELAGRPDTWWHLVRLDPARPDRVVLEDGGVRVWLTTWPPGHRTDVHDHGGTQVSTVIAGELTEIVIAADGVTERPLRANRIRVHGGGRTHEVTNPGPAYAITLHAQID from the coding sequence GTGAACCTCGACACCATTCCCGACATCACGATGCGCGGGCAGGACGACCCGCACGGCCTCGTCACCGCCGCCACGCCCACGGTCGGCCAGCTCGCCGCCCGCATCCGCGAGCTGGCGGGCCGCCCCGACACCTGGTGGCATCTGGTGCGGCTCGACCCCGCCCGGCCCGACCGGGTGGTGCTGGAGGACGGCGGCGTACGGGTGTGGCTGACCACCTGGCCGCCCGGGCACCGCACCGATGTGCACGACCACGGCGGCACCCAGGTCAGCACCGTGATCGCCGGGGAGCTGACCGAGATCGTCATCGCCGCCGACGGCGTCACCGAACGGCCGCTGCGCGCCAACCGGATCCGCGTGCACGGCGGCGGCCGCACCCACGAGGTCACCAACCCCGGCCCCGCCTACGCCATCACCCTGCACGCCCAGATCGACTGA
- a CDS encoding dicarboxylate/amino acid:cation symporter, translating into MRIFRRLAALPFWQQILLALALGTAVGALIHNFGSESVAENWLDPFGGVYVNLLKLVVLPLVFSAIVVSLGRLRHVGGVARLAGRTVVWFVVTSTVAVAIGLVVGLLVRPGEGVGDLPAEKAETEEVTWTQVLGNLVPGNPVQAMAEGNVLGVVFFAGLFGAALVTLGERGRRLTDLFDDLYLVSQKLVWWVVRLAPIGSFFLIASVVAAYGPGSLAPLAKFTGAIYLAAAVMLLAGYPLLLAVFARVSPVKFLRNAWPALQFAFVSASSLATLPISQRVSIERNGVQPEYTAFAQPLGATVKFDGCGAIYPAVAALFVSQYTGIGLGWTDFALIAVAAVIGQLGIGGTPGPALVALTLTLTTVGLPLEAIGYLIAVDRVIDMARTTVNVAGQLAVPVLVARSEGLLDKEVFDRPPVDITAAPPDEPRAQETPAQRTPAEEPQLTKG; encoded by the coding sequence GTGCGCATCTTCCGCAGACTCGCCGCTCTCCCGTTCTGGCAGCAGATCCTGCTCGCGCTGGCGCTCGGCACCGCCGTCGGCGCCCTGATCCACAACTTCGGTTCGGAGTCCGTCGCCGAGAACTGGCTGGACCCCTTCGGCGGCGTCTATGTCAACCTGCTCAAGCTGGTCGTGCTGCCGCTGGTGTTCAGCGCGATCGTGGTCAGCCTCGGACGGCTGCGCCATGTCGGCGGCGTCGCCCGGCTGGCCGGCAGGACCGTCGTCTGGTTCGTCGTCACCTCCACCGTGGCGGTGGCCATCGGCCTGGTCGTCGGGCTGCTGGTGCGGCCCGGCGAGGGGGTCGGCGACCTGCCGGCGGAGAAGGCCGAGACCGAGGAGGTCACCTGGACCCAGGTGCTGGGCAACCTGGTCCCCGGCAACCCGGTGCAGGCGATGGCCGAGGGCAACGTCCTCGGCGTGGTGTTCTTCGCCGGCCTGTTCGGGGCGGCGCTGGTGACGCTCGGCGAACGCGGGCGGCGGCTGACCGACCTCTTCGACGACCTGTACCTGGTCTCCCAGAAGCTGGTGTGGTGGGTGGTGCGCCTGGCGCCGATCGGGTCGTTCTTCCTGATCGCCTCGGTGGTGGCCGCCTACGGTCCCGGGTCGCTGGCGCCGCTGGCCAAGTTCACCGGCGCGATCTACCTGGCCGCGGCGGTGATGCTGCTGGCGGGCTACCCGCTGCTGCTGGCGGTCTTCGCCCGGGTGTCGCCGGTGAAGTTCCTGCGCAACGCCTGGCCCGCGCTGCAGTTCGCGTTCGTGTCGGCGTCCTCGCTGGCCACCCTGCCGATCTCGCAGCGGGTCTCGATCGAGCGCAACGGCGTGCAGCCGGAGTACACCGCGTTCGCCCAGCCGCTGGGCGCGACGGTCAAGTTCGACGGCTGCGGCGCGATCTATCCGGCGGTGGCGGCGCTGTTCGTGTCCCAGTACACCGGGATCGGGCTGGGCTGGACCGACTTCGCGCTGATCGCGGTGGCGGCGGTGATCGGCCAGCTCGGCATCGGCGGCACCCCCGGCCCGGCGCTGGTGGCGCTGACGCTCACGCTGACCACGGTGGGCCTGCCGCTGGAGGCGATCGGATACCTGATCGCCGTGGACCGGGTCATCGACATGGCCCGCACCACCGTGAACGTGGCCGGTCAGCTCGCGGTGCCGGTGCTGGTGGCCCGTTCCGAGGGGCTGCTGGACAAGGAGGTGTTCGACCGCCCGCCGGTGGACATCACCGCCGCCCCGCCCGACGAGCCCCGGGCGCAGGAGACCCCGGCGCAGCGGACCCCGGCGGAGGAGCCGCAGCTCACCAAGGGCTGA
- a CDS encoding PspC domain-containing protein — protein MTQERYVRLARPGEGRIVAGVCAGLGAHVGVDPVVLRVAFAVLTLAGGQGIVLYVVAALLMPSDQRRTAPIEQMLRRRYDAGGALVILGGLLALLTLVTAIGHGFSGNALAEVTVFALVVLVAHARKVDFAEIARTLPERLQGHPLEPEPPAVDLAKPAPAPGRQEPLPEGMVDLALLGERRRGAPPPEPAPAGKPRKPHGCGPKSRLTTVTLLGATAAAAAMIPVVNAQDPGGAYGANMMLAAALAVVGLGLLVGGWAGRPRGLAATGTLLTLSLLTSTAVAEAPGGTRYGDVQWRPVDATGAGQTYRLAVGSGRLDLTSLPLAPGRRIPVEAVVLAGSLKVIVPDGARVEVNGETLFGDLTVDGRISGGPGAKAVTVLEPVRAVADPPVIELRIRARVADVEVRRG, from the coding sequence ATGACGCAGGAGCGGTACGTCCGGCTGGCGCGGCCCGGGGAGGGCCGGATCGTCGCCGGGGTGTGCGCGGGCCTGGGCGCTCACGTCGGGGTCGACCCGGTCGTGCTGCGGGTGGCGTTCGCGGTGCTGACCCTGGCGGGCGGGCAGGGCATCGTGCTGTACGTCGTGGCGGCGCTGCTCATGCCGTCCGACCAGCGGCGGACCGCGCCGATCGAGCAGATGCTGCGGCGGCGCTACGACGCCGGCGGCGCCCTGGTGATCCTCGGCGGGCTGCTGGCGCTGCTCACGCTGGTCACGGCGATCGGCCACGGGTTCTCCGGGAACGCGCTGGCCGAGGTGACGGTGTTCGCGCTGGTCGTGCTGGTGGCGCACGCGCGGAAGGTGGACTTCGCCGAGATCGCCCGCACCCTGCCCGAACGCCTCCAGGGCCACCCCCTCGAGCCGGAGCCCCCGGCCGTCGACCTCGCCAAGCCCGCCCCGGCGCCGGGCCGGCAGGAGCCGCTCCCCGAGGGCATGGTGGACCTGGCCCTGCTCGGCGAGCGGCGACGCGGGGCCCCGCCGCCGGAGCCCGCTCCCGCCGGGAAGCCGCGGAAGCCGCACGGATGCGGGCCGAAGTCCAGGCTCACCACCGTGACGCTGCTCGGCGCGACGGCCGCGGCGGCGGCCATGATCCCGGTGGTGAACGCCCAGGACCCCGGCGGCGCGTACGGCGCGAACATGATGCTGGCCGCCGCGCTCGCGGTGGTCGGGCTGGGCCTGCTGGTCGGCGGGTGGGCCGGACGGCCGCGCGGGCTGGCGGCCACCGGGACCCTGCTGACGCTGAGCCTGCTGACCTCGACCGCGGTGGCGGAGGCCCCCGGCGGCACCCGGTACGGGGACGTGCAGTGGCGGCCCGTCGACGCCACCGGCGCCGGGCAGACGTACCGGCTGGCGGTGGGCAGCGGGCGGCTCGACCTGACCTCGCTCCCGCTGGCCCCGGGCCGGCGGATCCCGGTGGAGGCCGTGGTCCTCGCCGGGTCGCTGAAGGTGATCGTGCCGGACGGCGCGCGGGTGGAGGTGAACGGGGAGACGCTGTTCGGGGACCTGACCGTGGACGGGCGGATCAGCGGAGGCCCCGGCGCCAAGGCCGTGACCGTGCTGGAGCCGGTGCGCGCCGTCGCCGACCCGCCGGTGATCGAGCTGCGGATCCGGGCCCGGGTCGCCGACGTGGAGGTGCGGCGTGGCTAG